One region of Endozoicomonas sp. Mp262 genomic DNA includes:
- the oppC gene encoding oligopeptide ABC transporter permease OppC, whose protein sequence is MKHSSAINPSMVSQEKADALEAFSNELDVEGRSLWADARRRFFSNKAAVVSLWVLLAVLLLIVFGSWLSQFTYDEIDWANMAAPPSFETGHFFGTDHLGRDLFVRTLEGGRISFMVGAMGALVAVIIGTLYGAMAGFLGGRTDNIMMRTLEILQSFPFMFLVILMITFFGRSILLIFVAIGAVSWLDMARIVRGQTLSLKSKEFVEAAIICGASSRQIILRHLIPNLLGIVVVYASLLVPGMILFESFLSFLGLGVQEPMTSWGALVNEGAMSMEVALWQLVFPTSFLVITLFCFNFIGDGLRDALDPKDR, encoded by the coding sequence ATGAAACACAGTTCTGCTATCAACCCTTCCATGGTCAGTCAGGAGAAAGCAGATGCACTGGAGGCCTTTTCCAACGAACTGGATGTGGAAGGCCGCAGCCTCTGGGCTGATGCCCGTCGCCGCTTTTTTAGCAATAAGGCAGCCGTCGTCAGCCTGTGGGTTCTGCTTGCAGTCCTGCTGCTGATTGTATTTGGTTCCTGGCTAAGCCAGTTTACCTACGATGAAATTGACTGGGCCAATATGGCAGCACCGCCGTCTTTTGAAACCGGCCATTTCTTCGGTACGGATCACCTGGGGCGGGACCTGTTTGTCCGTACCCTGGAAGGGGGCCGTATCTCCTTTATGGTGGGAGCCATGGGAGCGCTGGTTGCCGTCATTATCGGTACGCTTTATGGAGCCATGGCCGGATTTCTCGGTGGTCGAACTGATAATATCATGATGCGTACCCTGGAAATCCTGCAATCCTTTCCCTTTATGTTTCTGGTGATTCTGATGATCACCTTCTTTGGCCGTTCTATCCTGCTGATCTTTGTGGCCATTGGGGCGGTGTCCTGGTTGGATATGGCAAGGATTGTCCGGGGCCAGACCCTGAGCCTGAAGAGCAAGGAATTTGTGGAAGCTGCTATTATCTGCGGTGCCAGCTCCCGGCAGATTATCCTGCGCCATTTGATCCCTAACCTGCTGGGTATTGTGGTGGTTTACGCTTCCCTGCTGGTACCCGGCATGATTCTGTTTGAGTCCTTCCTGAGCTTTCTGGGTCTGGGAGTACAGGAACCCATGACCAGCTGGGGCGCCCTGGTGAATGAAGGTGCCATGTCCATGGAAGTGGCTCTCTGGCAACTGGTGTTTCCCACCTCCTTTCTCGTAATCACCCTGTTCTGCTTTAACTTTATCGGTGACGGGCTGCGGGATGCCCTGGACCCCAAGGATCGCTAA
- a CDS encoding transposase: protein MVAMLTSDHKEILRELALYTTFLASALSPTAVPTFCELLFGCMLSGQGFVTQALLSINNFQCVWSSYHHWLSQGKWRWRSLACRLIQLVCSKVPRGELINIGLDDWVVERFSDKAPACRTHHQHSKKRNRPTYIWGQCWVSLAVVFERAKDEVFTAIPVLSFPSPASGNASKLKIAVAMLKVVRQEVKVQGLRLLTDCWYMNWTLMQPVLEMGYEVVGQIPLNRALYALPLESTAKKRGRPKKYGIKMTPPEVEKLPEYQTTVRIYGRFRKIRYRTRVCRARFLKGRKVRVVWGRFENDKGLTESRIFIATNTGLEGIDILRIYAKRWPVEPMFQQIKHSFGCRQLWQQKLRTLLRWMHLKMAGYALLQLLTVCKNQASVGISRIPWRDQDTTTAGMLRFALAGIIPRLPIREGWNRYSQKYEFNFNSLTDGIVKEKKKAA, encoded by the coding sequence ATGGTTGCTATGCTCACTTCAGATCATAAAGAGATCCTCCGGGAGCTTGCCTTATATACAACGTTTCTTGCTTCAGCGCTATCCCCAACAGCAGTACCTACGTTCTGCGAACTTCTTTTTGGCTGCATGCTATCCGGGCAAGGCTTTGTCACTCAGGCGCTGTTATCTATTAATAACTTTCAATGCGTATGGAGCAGTTACCACCATTGGCTCTCTCAAGGCAAGTGGCGGTGGAGGAGCCTCGCATGCCGGCTCATTCAGCTGGTATGCTCAAAAGTACCACGGGGTGAACTTATCAACATTGGTCTTGATGATTGGGTGGTGGAGCGTTTTTCTGACAAGGCTCCCGCTTGCCGAACCCATCACCAGCACAGTAAAAAAAGGAACCGGCCAACGTATATCTGGGGACAATGCTGGGTATCCCTGGCTGTTGTATTTGAGCGGGCTAAAGATGAAGTATTTACTGCCATCCCTGTGCTTTCCTTTCCATCTCCTGCTTCAGGCAATGCCAGTAAGCTAAAAATCGCTGTTGCCATGCTAAAAGTAGTGAGGCAAGAGGTGAAGGTGCAAGGACTGCGCTTGCTGACAGACTGTTGGTATATGAACTGGACGCTAATGCAACCCGTTCTGGAAATGGGCTATGAAGTAGTAGGGCAAATCCCGTTAAACCGGGCATTGTATGCCTTACCGTTGGAGTCCACTGCAAAAAAACGTGGGCGACCCAAAAAGTATGGCATCAAAATGACGCCCCCGGAAGTGGAGAAGCTACCGGAATATCAAACAACCGTAAGAATATACGGCAGATTTCGAAAGATACGTTATCGCACCCGGGTATGTCGGGCTCGCTTCCTGAAAGGCCGCAAGGTTCGGGTTGTCTGGGGTCGGTTTGAAAATGATAAAGGACTGACAGAAAGCCGTATATTCATTGCAACCAATACTGGACTTGAAGGTATAGACATCCTTCGTATTTATGCGAAAAGATGGCCGGTTGAACCCATGTTTCAGCAAATTAAACATTCATTTGGTTGCCGCCAGTTATGGCAGCAAAAGCTGAGAACTCTGTTGCGGTGGATGCATCTGAAGATGGCTGGATACGCATTATTGCAACTGTTGACCGTCTGTAAAAATCAAGCAAGCGTGGGCATTTCAAGGATTCCTTGGCGGGATCAGGATACAACCACCGCTGGCATGCTAAGATTTGCACTCGCAGGAATTATCCCCAGATTACCTATTCGTGAGGGCTGGAACCGATATAGCCAAAAATATGAGTTCAATTTTAATAGTTTGACTGACGGAATAGTCAAAGAAAAGAAAAAAGCGGCATAA
- a CDS encoding DNA-3-methyladenine glycosylase I: MTDTRCPWCLSDPLYIRYHDEEWGKPCHDDHKLFEFLILESAQAGLNWLTVLKKREGYRNAFCQFDPYKVAAFHQADIESLMANPGIIRNRLKIQSAIKNARAFIKVQGKFGSFHQFLWQFVDGQPIQNSWHTVSEVPATTKESDQLSKALKKEGFTFVGSTICYAYMQAMGLVNDHLISCPQYSRRT; this comes from the coding sequence ATGACTGACACGCGCTGTCCCTGGTGTTTAAGCGATCCCCTTTATATCCGCTATCACGACGAAGAGTGGGGAAAACCCTGTCATGATGATCACAAGCTATTTGAGTTTCTTATACTGGAAAGTGCACAGGCTGGCCTTAACTGGCTTACTGTATTAAAAAAACGGGAAGGCTACCGAAACGCCTTTTGCCAGTTTGATCCCTATAAAGTGGCAGCCTTCCACCAGGCCGATATTGAATCACTGATGGCGAATCCTGGTATTATTCGCAACCGTCTGAAAATTCAGAGCGCCATCAAAAACGCCAGGGCATTTATCAAGGTTCAGGGCAAGTTCGGAAGTTTTCACCAGTTTCTCTGGCAGTTTGTTGACGGGCAACCTATTCAGAACTCATGGCACACTGTTTCGGAAGTCCCGGCAACAACAAAAGAATCAGACCAGTTAAGCAAGGCATTAAAAAAGGAAGGATTTACTTTTGTTGGCAGTACCATCTGCTATGCCTATATGCAGGCCATGGGGCTAGTGAATGACCACCTTATTAGCTGTCCACAATATAGTCGCAGGACTTGA
- a CDS encoding DEAD/DEAH box helicase, with protein MFSSLSLNDRLLRVLDELGFKTPTPVQDQAIPPALKGLDLQVEAETGSGKTAAFMLPILQRLYEQPAPQSGIRALVLVPTRELAQQVLKHTEALARYTFIKATVITGGDSFKFQAACLRKNPEITVATPGRLLEHLERGTADLRDLEVLVLDEADRMLDMGFSEDVLNIAGYCRPERQTLLFSATMGQRGLKTVIDQVLNNPQVITLNPARKPHDNIKQQIVLADDLAHKEKLLTALLTTETYNKAVVFTNTRVQADKLGGLLRYRKLKAGVLHGDMTQEERNQVVSYFRAGRVSVLVATDVAARGLDVKGIELVVNLDMARSGDDYVHRIGRTGRAGEQGLAITFISAPEWNLMASIERYLKIRFERRKVKGLEGSYKGPKKLKASGKAASRKKKPAGKKKVAEIQGKQRHRDRKNLGKRRAPAKKNGPVQSIETGFEPLRKKKPVTEG; from the coding sequence ATGTTTTCCTCTTTATCACTGAATGATCGCCTGCTCCGGGTGCTTGATGAGCTTGGTTTTAAGACACCGACACCGGTGCAGGATCAGGCTATTCCTCCTGCCTTGAAGGGACTGGATTTACAGGTGGAGGCAGAGACTGGCAGTGGTAAGACTGCCGCTTTTATGTTACCGATTTTGCAGCGACTGTATGAGCAGCCAGCGCCGCAATCGGGTATCCGGGCTTTGGTATTGGTGCCTACCCGTGAGTTGGCCCAGCAGGTACTTAAGCATACGGAAGCCCTGGCGCGTTACACCTTTATCAAGGCTACCGTGATTACCGGAGGTGATAGTTTTAAATTCCAGGCGGCCTGTTTGCGCAAAAATCCAGAGATTACTGTGGCTACACCTGGTCGTTTACTGGAACATCTTGAGCGAGGTACCGCAGATTTAAGGGATCTGGAAGTCCTGGTTCTGGATGAAGCGGATCGCATGCTGGATATGGGCTTTAGCGAAGATGTTCTTAATATTGCAGGTTATTGCCGTCCGGAAAGGCAGACCTTGCTATTCTCGGCCACGATGGGGCAGCGCGGGTTGAAAACGGTTATTGATCAAGTACTCAATAATCCGCAAGTGATCACCCTGAATCCTGCCCGAAAACCCCATGATAATATCAAGCAGCAAATTGTTCTGGCTGATGACCTGGCCCATAAGGAGAAATTGCTGACCGCGCTGTTAACAACAGAAACCTATAATAAGGCAGTGGTCTTTACCAATACCCGTGTACAGGCTGATAAGCTGGGGGGGCTGTTGCGTTATCGCAAGCTGAAGGCCGGTGTGCTCCATGGTGATATGACCCAGGAAGAACGCAATCAGGTGGTGTCCTATTTCAGGGCAGGCCGGGTTAGTGTGCTGGTTGCCACCGATGTGGCTGCCAGAGGCCTGGATGTTAAAGGTATCGAGTTGGTTGTGAATCTGGATATGGCTCGTAGCGGCGATGATTATGTACACCGCATTGGCAGAACGGGCCGAGCCGGTGAACAGGGGCTGGCGATCACCTTTATCAGTGCACCGGAATGGAACCTGATGGCCAGTATTGAGCGTTATCTGAAAATCAGGTTTGAGCGGCGTAAGGTTAAAGGGCTGGAAGGAAGCTATAAAGGACCCAAGAAACTCAAGGCATCCGGCAAGGCAGCAAGTCGTAAAAAGAAACCGGCTGGTAAGAAGAAGGTAGCTGAGATTCAGGGTAAACAACGGCACCGGGATCGCAAGAACCTGGGTAAACGACGCGCTCCGGCTAAAAAGAATGGGCCGGTTCAAAGTATTGAAACCGGGTTTGAACCATTGCGGAAAAAGAAACCGGTAACTGAAGGTTAA
- the oppB gene encoding oligopeptide ABC transporter permease OppB: MLKFVVKRLAIAIPTLLIQVTLSFFLMQAAPGSPFTGDFNMPPEILANLEAKYHLNEPLWKQYAFYLWDLVHGDLGPSFKYKDYTVNELVAQSFPVSMTIGIAAFIVTVISGVTLGTIAALKQNSWLDYIIMIFSMVGVVLPSFVIAPLLVLAFSVSLHWLPAGGWNDGSWQNMVLPVSAMAILYMAAIARIMRSSMIETLNSNFIRTAKAKGLPTHYIILKHALKPSMLPIVSYLGPAFVGIITGSVVIETVFGPAIPANQIPAGTFSVN, from the coding sequence ATGCTCAAATTTGTTGTTAAAAGACTGGCCATAGCCATTCCCACATTGTTGATTCAGGTTACTCTGTCGTTTTTCCTGATGCAGGCCGCGCCAGGCAGTCCCTTTACCGGGGACTTTAATATGCCACCGGAGATCCTGGCCAACCTGGAAGCCAAGTATCACCTGAATGAACCCCTGTGGAAGCAATACGCCTTCTACCTGTGGGATCTGGTTCACGGTGATCTGGGTCCTTCCTTCAAATACAAGGACTACACGGTTAATGAACTGGTGGCACAAAGCTTTCCAGTTTCAATGACCATTGGTATCGCTGCCTTTATTGTCACAGTTATCAGTGGTGTCACCCTCGGAACCATTGCCGCACTGAAACAGAACTCCTGGCTTGATTACATCATCATGATTTTTTCTATGGTTGGCGTGGTACTGCCTTCTTTTGTTATTGCTCCACTGCTGGTTCTGGCATTTTCGGTTTCTTTGCACTGGTTACCGGCCGGAGGCTGGAATGATGGCAGCTGGCAAAATATGGTACTGCCTGTATCAGCCATGGCAATTCTGTATATGGCAGCCATTGCCCGGATTATGCGCTCCAGTATGATCGAAACCCTGAACAGTAACTTTATCCGAACCGCTAAAGCCAAGGGCTTGCCCACTCATTACATTATCCTGAAACATGCCCTGAAGCCCTCCATGCTGCCTATTGTTTCTTATCTCGGGCCTGCCTTTGTGGGTATTATTACCGGCTCGGTGGTGATTGAGACAGTGTTTGGCCCAGCAATTCCCGCAAACCAGATTCCGGCTGGCACATTTTCAGTTAATTAA
- a CDS encoding helix-turn-helix domain-containing protein, translated as MKYVTTITDEAVLLTLKFAKHYGPLRCIRERAHSLLLSNRGFTLEQIAEILEIRYQTASQWIDDWEEYGIRALYKGHGGGRPCIYDESEVQRIKELVAEEPRRLSYVKSKIEDETGKSSSKITLANIVKKQGWFTKDSVNHANINGTKSNSMTVKLL; from the coding sequence ATGAAGTACGTCACTACAATCACTGATGAAGCTGTTTTATTAACTTTGAAATTCGCCAAACACTACGGACCTCTGAGATGTATAAGGGAAAGAGCCCATAGCCTTTTATTGAGCAATCGTGGCTTTACCCTTGAGCAAATTGCCGAAATACTTGAAATTAGATATCAAACTGCTTCTCAGTGGATTGATGATTGGGAAGAATATGGTATTCGTGCCTTGTACAAGGGGCATGGTGGCGGTAGGCCGTGCATATATGACGAATCCGAAGTGCAACGCATAAAAGAATTAGTGGCTGAAGAGCCTCGTCGCTTATCGTATGTCAAATCCAAGATCGAGGATGAAACCGGTAAATCTTCATCAAAAATTACTCTGGCAAACATTGTAAAAAAGCAGGGCTGGTTTACAAAAGACTCCGTAAATCATGCAAACATAAACGGGACGAAGAGCAATTCCATGACTGTAAAACTGCTCTGA
- a CDS encoding peptidylprolyl isomerase: MMKIADKKVVLIHYTLKNKSGELLDSSEGHEPLAYLHGMGNIVEGLENALTGKQAGDKLEVNVEAAEAYGEYDESLVQPVPRKEFGDHPVEVGSQFHADTAIGPRIVTVTAIEGDDVVIDANHALAGEDLNFNVEIVEVRDASEEELDHGHVHGPGGHEH, encoded by the coding sequence CTGATGAAAATTGCTGATAAAAAAGTGGTTCTTATCCATTACACTCTGAAAAATAAGTCAGGTGAACTATTGGATAGCTCTGAAGGTCATGAGCCACTGGCTTATCTCCACGGTATGGGTAACATTGTGGAGGGGCTGGAGAATGCCCTGACCGGTAAGCAGGCGGGTGATAAGCTGGAAGTGAATGTTGAAGCCGCTGAAGCCTATGGTGAATATGATGAAAGCCTGGTGCAGCCCGTGCCTCGTAAAGAGTTTGGCGATCACCCGGTGGAGGTAGGCAGCCAGTTCCATGCGGATACGGCGATTGGTCCACGCATTGTCACTGTTACCGCAATTGAGGGTGATGATGTCGTCATTGATGCGAACCATGCCCTGGCGGGTGAAGACCTTAATTTTAATGTAGAAATTGTCGAAGTTCGCGATGCTTCTGAAGAAGAGCTGGATCATGGTCATGTTCATGGACCTGGTGGCCACGAGCATTGA
- a CDS encoding IS630 family transposase, translating into MVYKRLRKSCKHKRDEEQFHDCKTALKDAQEAESKGLINLFYFDESGFTQEPCVPYGWQEKGKQLRIPSVKSKRINVLGFMNRSCELFHYPVVGSVNSDTVIAAFDDFAEKMADEKYSSNDRYTVVMVDNASIHTSKKFCARIDDWMIEKKLLVCFLPTYSPELNLIEILWRKIKYEWLNLLSIKSFAEFEKEVERVLFSFGEEYMISFSNTVRLDG; encoded by the coding sequence CTGGTTTACAAAAGACTCCGTAAATCATGCAAACATAAACGGGACGAAGAGCAATTCCATGACTGTAAAACTGCTCTGAAAGATGCCCAGGAAGCCGAGAGCAAAGGGTTAATCAATTTATTTTATTTTGATGAGTCCGGCTTTACCCAGGAACCTTGTGTGCCATACGGTTGGCAGGAAAAAGGAAAGCAGCTCAGAATACCATCAGTCAAAAGTAAACGCATCAACGTACTGGGGTTTATGAACCGAAGCTGTGAGCTATTTCATTATCCTGTTGTGGGTTCAGTGAATAGCGATACGGTGATTGCGGCCTTTGATGACTTTGCAGAGAAAATGGCAGATGAAAAATACAGCTCAAATGATCGTTACACGGTAGTTATGGTGGATAATGCCAGCATTCACACCAGCAAAAAGTTTTGTGCCAGAATTGATGACTGGATGATTGAAAAGAAATTGCTGGTCTGCTTTCTGCCAACATATTCACCTGAGCTCAACCTGATTGAAATCCTGTGGAGGAAAATAAAGTATGAATGGCTCAACCTCTTGTCAATCAAGAGCTTTGCGGAATTTGAAAAAGAAGTTGAACGGGTGCTTTTTTCATTTGGAGAGGAGTATATGATCTCATTTTCTAATACTGTCCGACTGGATGGTTAA
- a CDS encoding transposase: MPLTKPRTIAEKLLKIVSDEAGQIPDFRKKSQHDKIVLHDAVMSGLAVMHLKYPSLLAFDQDCVNNPDRLKNLKSMYNVSCVPSDTYLRDLIDPIETRYLRKFFTRLFAFVQRSGRLKQFTYFEEGYLAPIDGTGHFCSGKISCPECCVKKPGSKNPQYYHQLLACCLVKPGKKEVLPLMPEPIIKQVDASKNDCEKVALKRLLANLSREHPHLPLVLTFDDLYSDGPTIKLVKSFGYSFIMVAKDSTHESLYQAVDELDCADKVVRYEYTDDKGFTHWFRFVNGAPINKSHPDVLVNFLEYIEIDPEGNKKYVNTWVTDIELSAENVNKFMRGARAKWKIENETFNTLKTQGYHLEHNYGHGKQHLASNLACLTFTAFLINQIEQLSCKLFQEALKIKKSKKAFWHAIRGLFDWFCIDNWTDVFTAIIEGRSVSLKLLTVDTT, from the coding sequence GTGCCGCTAACGAAACCAAGAACCATTGCTGAAAAACTGCTCAAAATAGTCTCTGATGAAGCGGGTCAAATTCCAGACTTTCGCAAGAAAAGCCAACATGACAAAATTGTCCTTCATGATGCGGTCATGAGTGGCCTGGCAGTCATGCACCTGAAATACCCTTCATTACTGGCTTTTGATCAGGATTGTGTCAATAACCCAGATAGGCTCAAGAACTTAAAGTCGATGTACAATGTCAGCTGTGTCCCCAGTGATACCTATCTGAGGGATCTGATTGACCCTATCGAAACACGCTATTTAAGGAAGTTCTTTACCCGCCTGTTTGCCTTTGTGCAACGATCTGGGCGGCTTAAGCAGTTCACTTATTTTGAGGAAGGGTATCTTGCGCCTATCGATGGTACGGGGCACTTTTGCTCAGGGAAGATTAGTTGTCCTGAGTGTTGTGTAAAAAAGCCAGGCAGCAAAAATCCGCAATACTACCATCAGTTACTGGCCTGCTGTCTGGTAAAGCCGGGCAAGAAAGAAGTATTACCTTTAATGCCTGAACCCATCATCAAACAAGTTGATGCGTCAAAGAATGATTGTGAGAAGGTAGCGCTCAAGCGGCTATTGGCGAATTTATCCAGAGAGCATCCGCACCTGCCACTGGTTCTGACTTTTGATGACCTGTACTCAGATGGACCGACCATCAAGTTGGTAAAGTCCTTTGGCTATAGCTTCATTATGGTGGCAAAGGATTCAACCCATGAGTCGTTATACCAGGCCGTCGATGAGCTGGATTGTGCAGACAAAGTGGTGCGCTATGAATATACCGATGATAAAGGGTTTACGCACTGGTTCCGGTTTGTGAATGGTGCCCCCATTAACAAGTCACACCCGGATGTGCTGGTTAACTTTCTCGAATATATAGAAATTGATCCAGAGGGCAACAAGAAGTACGTCAACACCTGGGTCACGGACATTGAGCTTTCAGCCGAGAACGTGAATAAATTCATGCGAGGAGCACGCGCTAAATGGAAAATTGAAAACGAAACGTTCAATACACTGAAAACACAGGGCTACCATCTCGAACACAATTACGGGCACGGAAAGCAGCATCTGGCCAGCAATCTGGCATGCCTGACTTTTACGGCCTTCCTCATCAACCAGATAGAACAACTGTCTTGCAAGCTCTTCCAGGAAGCGCTCAAGATAAAAAAGTCTAAAAAGGCATTCTGGCATGCCATACGAGGGCTGTTTGACTGGTTCTGCATTGATAACTGGACAGACGTATTTACAGCTATCATTGAAGGGCGAAGTGTGAGCTTGAAGTTGCTGACTGTCGATACGACATAG
- a CDS encoding IS1380 family transposase, with the protein MKLKIEQSQTEFYTPVAGLYFVGHALNKKTALSKSLRKIKKRHRITHIDLIRAYCGQLAQGKSDFDNVDNNRDNDWFRLAMGIKQMPSASRLRQRFNEDAAQLIPFIEDSLTDVLVNLQVPVTPLPKKLDKKQHIPLDIDVFPMDNSNTKKEGVEYTYKKFFGYAPIAAYFGCEGWCLGCELRPGSQHSQNDFIGFLQAVLHRSRRLTRAPILVRLDSGHDAEESRREIAGFKGVNHIIKLNPRKYHTKEHWLPIFEEKQVKWEESRPGKSYATLSTVYETNYGNQRLIIRIIKRTTDTVGQRFLTPDYELEGWWTTLSEADYSDDQIINLYEDHATSEQFHSELKTDMDLERLPSGKFDTNDLVMCLGALVYNILRYMGQSCLLGPDAPVRHKAKRRRLKTVIQELIYLAARLLKKGHQYRLRFGRYCPGFRSFHQLISQHALC; encoded by the coding sequence GTGAAACTGAAAATTGAACAATCACAGACGGAATTTTATACACCGGTCGCAGGGCTTTATTTCGTTGGTCATGCACTCAACAAAAAGACAGCGTTAAGCAAATCCCTGCGCAAAATAAAAAAAAGGCACCGTATCACTCATATCGACCTGATCAGAGCTTACTGCGGCCAACTGGCTCAGGGTAAAAGTGATTTTGATAATGTTGATAATAACCGGGATAACGACTGGTTCCGGTTGGCAATGGGCATTAAACAAATGCCTTCAGCCAGCCGCTTAAGACAGCGTTTCAATGAAGATGCCGCCCAACTGATTCCTTTCATCGAGGACAGCCTTACCGATGTCCTGGTTAATCTTCAGGTGCCCGTCACACCCCTTCCGAAAAAACTCGATAAGAAGCAGCACATACCACTGGATATCGACGTATTCCCTATGGATAACAGCAATACCAAAAAGGAGGGGGTCGAGTACACGTATAAAAAATTCTTTGGTTATGCCCCTATTGCCGCTTACTTTGGCTGCGAAGGCTGGTGCCTGGGATGTGAATTACGCCCAGGCTCTCAGCACTCCCAGAATGATTTTATTGGCTTTTTACAAGCAGTGCTGCACCGCAGCCGACGTTTGACCCGAGCGCCTATTCTGGTTCGCCTTGATAGTGGCCACGATGCTGAGGAATCGCGCCGGGAAATCGCCGGGTTCAAAGGTGTGAATCACATTATCAAGCTCAACCCAAGAAAGTATCACACCAAGGAACACTGGCTCCCCATTTTTGAAGAAAAGCAAGTCAAATGGGAGGAGTCGCGTCCAGGAAAGAGTTATGCGACACTCTCAACCGTCTATGAAACCAACTATGGTAACCAGCGTCTGATTATTCGCATTATCAAGCGTACCACTGATACTGTAGGGCAGAGATTTCTGACACCCGATTATGAGCTGGAAGGATGGTGGACAACACTCAGCGAAGCTGACTACAGCGATGATCAGATCATTAATCTTTATGAGGATCATGCGACCAGCGAGCAGTTTCACAGTGAGTTGAAGACTGATATGGATTTAGAGCGCCTGCCTTCAGGCAAGTTTGACACCAACGACCTGGTGATGTGTTTGGGTGCACTGGTCTATAACATTCTGCGCTACATGGGGCAGAGTTGCTTGCTCGGGCCAGATGCGCCGGTACGTCATAAAGCCAAACGACGCCGGTTAAAAACCGTGATACAGGAACTCATCTACCTGGCTGCCCGTCTTCTGAAAAAAGGACATCAATACCGGCTACGCTTTGGTCGTTACTGTCCTGGTTTCAGGTCTTTCCATCAATTAATAAGCCAGCATGCACTTTGTTGA